One window of Kosakonia cowanii JCM 10956 = DSM 18146 genomic DNA carries:
- the degQ gene encoding serine endoprotease DegQ, with product MKKQTQLLSAIALSVGLSLSAPLATAAMPSQVPGQGALPSLAPVLEKVLPAVVSVQVEGTAVQGQKVPEELKKFFGEEAPDQPQQPQPFEGLGSGVIIDAAKGYVLTNNHVINQAQKISVQLNDGREFDAKLIGGDDQSDIALLQLQNPSNLTQIAIADSDKLRVGDFVVAVGNPFGLGQTATSGIVSALGRSGLNLEGLENFIQTDASINRGNSGGALLNLNGELIGINTAILAPGGGSVGIGFAIPSNMAQTLSHQLIQFGEIKRGLLGIKGTEMSADIAKAFNLNVQRGAFVSEVLPNSGSAKAGIKSGDVIVSLNGKALNSFAELRSRIATTEPGAKVKLGLLRDGKPLDVEVTLDKSTSASASAELISPALQGAELSDGQLKDGTKGIRVGEVEKGSSAAQAGLHKDDVIIGVNRARVQSIAEMRKVLETKPSIMALHIVRGNDSIYLLLR from the coding sequence ATGAAGAAACAAACCCAGCTGTTGAGTGCAATCGCGTTAAGTGTCGGCTTATCTCTCTCGGCACCGTTGGCAACGGCGGCGATGCCGTCACAGGTGCCTGGCCAGGGGGCGTTACCCAGTCTTGCGCCGGTTCTTGAAAAAGTGCTTCCCGCCGTGGTCAGCGTGCAGGTTGAAGGCACGGCAGTCCAGGGCCAGAAGGTCCCGGAAGAGCTAAAAAAATTCTTCGGTGAAGAAGCGCCTGACCAGCCGCAACAGCCGCAGCCGTTTGAAGGGCTGGGCTCCGGGGTGATTATTGATGCCGCAAAGGGCTACGTCCTGACCAATAATCACGTCATCAACCAGGCGCAAAAAATCAGCGTGCAGCTTAATGATGGCCGTGAATTCGACGCCAAACTGATCGGCGGCGATGACCAGAGCGACATCGCACTGCTACAGCTACAAAACCCCAGCAACCTGACGCAAATCGCCATTGCGGACTCCGATAAGCTGCGCGTCGGTGACTTTGTCGTCGCAGTTGGTAACCCGTTTGGCCTCGGGCAGACCGCAACGTCCGGGATTGTCTCGGCGCTCGGTCGCAGCGGCCTTAACCTCGAAGGTCTGGAGAACTTTATCCAGACCGATGCCTCGATTAACCGCGGCAACTCCGGCGGCGCGCTGCTCAATCTTAACGGTGAGCTGATCGGCATTAATACCGCCATTCTCGCCCCCGGCGGCGGCAGCGTCGGCATCGGTTTTGCTATCCCCAGCAATATGGCGCAAACCCTCTCCCACCAGCTGATTCAGTTTGGTGAGATTAAGCGCGGCCTGCTCGGCATTAAAGGCACGGAGATGAGCGCCGATATCGCCAAAGCCTTTAACCTGAATGTGCAGCGCGGGGCGTTTGTCAGCGAAGTGCTGCCCAACTCCGGCTCGGCGAAAGCGGGAATTAAATCCGGGGATGTGATTGTCAGCCTCAACGGTAAGGCCCTGAACAGCTTCGCGGAGCTGCGCTCGCGCATCGCCACCACTGAACCGGGCGCGAAAGTGAAGCTTGGGCTGCTGCGAGACGGTAAACCACTTGACGTTGAAGTGACGCTGGATAAGAGCACCTCCGCTTCCGCCAGCGCAGAGCTGATCTCCCCGGCATTGCAGGGCGCAGAGTTGAGCGACGGGCAGCTGAAGGATGGCACCAAAGGCATCCGGGTCGGTGAAGTTGAGAAAGGCAGTTCGGCGGCACAGGCCGGCTTGCATAAAGATGATGTGATCATCGGCGTTAACCGCGCCCGCGTGCAGTCCATCGCCGAAATGCGCAAAGTGCTGGAGACCAAGCCGTCGATAATGGCGCTGCACATTGTGCGGGGTAACGACAGCATCTATCTGCTGCTGCGTTAA
- the sspB gene encoding ClpXP protease specificity-enhancing factor codes for MDLSQLSPRRPYLLRAFYEWLLDNQLTPHLVVDVTLPGVRVPMEYARDGQIVLNIAPRAVGNLELGNDEVRFNARFGGVPRQVEVPMAAVLAVYARENGAGTMFEPETAYDEELVSLNDDGEMPEQENETVMSVIDGDKPDHAVDQDNDPDDDPPPRGGRPSLRVVK; via the coding sequence ATGGATTTGTCGCAACTGTCTCCACGCCGCCCGTATTTACTGCGGGCCTTTTACGAATGGCTGCTGGATAACCAGCTGACGCCGCATCTGGTTGTTGATGTGACGTTGCCGGGCGTACGCGTGCCGATGGAGTATGCGCGTGACGGCCAGATCGTATTAAACATCGCACCGCGTGCGGTGGGCAACCTGGAGCTGGGCAACGACGAAGTGCGCTTCAACGCGCGTTTCGGCGGTGTGCCGCGTCAGGTAGAAGTGCCGATGGCTGCCGTACTGGCCGTTTATGCCCGTGAAAACGGTGCCGGCACCATGTTTGAGCCAGAAACCGCCTACGACGAAGAGCTCGTCAGTCTCAACGATGATGGTGAGATGCCCGAGCAGGAGAACGAGACGGTGATGTCGGTTATCGACGGTGATAAACCCGATCATGCAGTGGATCAGGATAACGATCCGGATGACGATCCGCCGCCGCGCGGTGGGCGTCCATCGCTGCGTGTGGTGAAATAA
- the yhcN gene encoding peroxide/acid stress response protein YhcN, whose protein sequence is MNIKSSIATMGILSALSFGAFAADMINADQAQDRQSLGTVSVGAIASSPMDMNAQLSKKAEEQGASSYRIIEAHSGDRWHATAELYK, encoded by the coding sequence ATGAATATCAAATCATCTATCGCAACTATGGGTATCCTCTCAGCACTCTCATTCGGCGCCTTTGCCGCTGACATGATCAATGCAGACCAGGCGCAAGACCGCCAGTCTCTGGGTACCGTCTCCGTCGGCGCCATCGCCTCTTCACCGATGGACATGAACGCGCAGCTGAGCAAAAAAGCGGAAGAGCAGGGTGCATCCTCCTACCGCATCATTGAAGCGCACAGCGGTGACCGCTGGCACGCGACGGCAGAACTCTACAAATAA
- the rplM gene encoding 50S ribosomal protein L13: protein MKTFTAKPETVKRDWYVVDATGKTLGRLATELARRLRGKHKAEYTPHVDTGDYIIVLNAEKVAVTGNKREDKVYYHHTGHIGGIKQATFEEMIARRPERVIEIAVKGMLPKGPLGRAMYRKLKVYAGNEHNHAAQQPQVLDI, encoded by the coding sequence ATGAAAACTTTTACAGCTAAACCAGAAACCGTAAAACGCGACTGGTATGTTGTTGACGCGACCGGTAAAACTCTGGGTCGTCTGGCTACCGAACTGGCTCGTCGCCTGCGCGGTAAGCACAAAGCGGAATACACTCCGCACGTTGATACTGGTGATTACATCATCGTTCTGAACGCTGAGAAAGTTGCTGTAACCGGCAACAAGCGTGAAGATAAAGTGTATTACCACCACACTGGCCACATCGGTGGTATCAAACAAGCGACCTTTGAAGAGATGATTGCCCGCCGTCCTGAGCGTGTGATTGAAATCGCGGTTAAAGGCATGCTGCCAAAAGGCCCGCTGGGTCGTGCTATGTACCGTAAACTGAAAGTTTACGCTGGCAACGAGCACAACCACGCGGCACAGCAACCGCAAGTTCTTGACATCTAA
- a CDS encoding glutamate synthase small subunit, translating into MSQNVYQFIDLQRVDPAKKPLKLRKIAFVEIYEPFSEGQAKAQADRCLACGNPYCEWKCPVHNYIPNWLKLANEGRIFEAAELSHQTNTLPEVCGRVCPQDRLCEGSCTLNDEFGAVTIGNIERYINDKAFEMGWRPDLTGVKQTDKRVAIIGAGPAGLACADVLTRNGVKAVVYDRHPEIGGLLTFGIPAFKLEKEVMTRRREIFTGMGIEFQLNTEVGRDVQIDDLLKEYDAVFLGVGTYQSMRGGLENEDAQGVFDALPFLIANTKQIMGYGETPSEPYITMEGKRVVVLGGGDTAMDCVRTSVRQGATHVICAYRRDEENMPGSRREVKNAREEGVEFQFNVQPLGIEVNANGKVSGVKMARTEMGAPDEKGRRRAEIVAGSEHVVPADAVVMAFGFRPHSMEWLAKHSVELDSQGRVIAPEGSDNAFQTSNPKIFAGGDIVRGSDLVVTAIAEGRKAADGILNYLEV; encoded by the coding sequence ATGAGTCAGAACGTTTACCAATTTATCGACTTACAGCGCGTTGATCCGGCAAAGAAACCGCTGAAGCTGCGTAAGATTGCCTTTGTCGAGATCTACGAGCCCTTCTCGGAAGGGCAAGCGAAAGCGCAGGCTGACCGCTGTCTCGCCTGCGGCAACCCCTACTGCGAGTGGAAGTGCCCGGTTCATAACTACATCCCGAACTGGCTGAAGCTGGCTAATGAAGGGCGTATTTTTGAGGCGGCAGAACTGTCGCATCAGACCAACACGCTGCCAGAAGTGTGCGGGCGTGTCTGCCCGCAGGATCGCCTGTGTGAAGGCTCCTGTACGCTGAACGACGAGTTCGGCGCGGTGACCATCGGCAATATCGAGCGCTATATCAATGATAAAGCCTTCGAGATGGGCTGGCGTCCCGATTTGACCGGCGTGAAGCAGACCGACAAACGCGTGGCGATTATCGGCGCGGGCCCGGCTGGTCTGGCGTGCGCGGATGTGCTGACCCGTAACGGCGTGAAAGCAGTGGTCTATGATCGTCACCCGGAGATTGGCGGCCTGCTGACTTTCGGTATTCCGGCCTTCAAGCTGGAAAAAGAGGTGATGACGCGTCGCCGTGAGATCTTTACCGGCATGGGCATTGAGTTCCAGCTCAACACCGAAGTGGGCCGCGATGTGCAGATTGACGATCTGCTGAAAGAGTACGACGCCGTGTTCCTCGGCGTCGGCACCTATCAGTCGATGCGTGGTGGTCTCGAAAACGAAGATGCGCAGGGCGTGTTTGATGCGCTGCCGTTCCTGATTGCCAACACCAAGCAGATCATGGGCTATGGCGAAACGCCGTCAGAACCCTATATCACGATGGAAGGCAAACGCGTCGTGGTGCTGGGCGGGGGCGATACCGCGATGGACTGCGTGCGTACCTCGGTGCGCCAGGGGGCAACTCACGTAATCTGCGCCTATCGTCGTGACGAAGAGAACATGCCTGGCTCACGCCGCGAAGTGAAAAACGCGCGTGAAGAGGGCGTTGAGTTCCAGTTCAACGTACAGCCGCTGGGAATTGAAGTGAATGCCAACGGTAAAGTGAGCGGCGTAAAGATGGCGCGCACCGAAATGGGCGCACCGGATGAGAAAGGCCGTCGCCGCGCCGAGATCGTTGCCGGCTCTGAACACGTTGTTCCGGCTGATGCGGTGGTGATGGCGTTTGGTTTCCGTCCACACAGCATGGAGTGGCTGGCGAAGCACAGCGTTGAGCTCGATTCGCAGGGCCGCGTGATTGCCCCGGAAGGGAGCGATAACGCGTTCCAGACCAGCAACCCGAAAATCTTCGCCGGTGGCGATATCGTTCGCGGTTCCGACCTGGTCGTGACAGCGATTGCCGAAGGGCGTAAAGCCGCGGACGGCATCCTCAACTATCTCGAAGTGTGA
- the sspA gene encoding stringent starvation protein SspA, whose translation MAVAANKRSVMTLFSGPVDIYSHQVRIVLAEKGVSFEIEHVEKDNPPQDLIDLNPSQSVPTLVDRELTLWESRIIMEYLDERFPHPPLMPVYPVARGESRLYMHRIEKDWYSLMNVIENNSGAQADAARKQLREELLAIGPLFTQKPYFLNDEFSLVDCYLAPLLWRLPVLGIELSGTGAKELKGYMTRVFERDSFLASLTEAEREMRLGRG comes from the coding sequence ATGGCTGTCGCTGCCAACAAACGTTCGGTAATGACGCTGTTTTCTGGTCCTGTGGACATCTATAGTCATCAGGTCCGCATCGTGCTGGCCGAGAAGGGTGTCAGCTTTGAAATTGAGCACGTGGAAAAGGATAATCCTCCTCAGGATCTGATTGACCTCAACCCGAGTCAAAGCGTACCGACACTTGTAGATCGTGAACTCACCCTGTGGGAATCACGCATCATTATGGAATATCTGGACGAGCGTTTTCCGCACCCGCCATTAATGCCGGTTTATCCGGTGGCGCGCGGTGAAAGCCGTCTCTACATGCACCGCATCGAGAAAGACTGGTACTCGCTGATGAACGTCATCGAGAACAACAGCGGTGCGCAGGCCGATGCCGCCCGTAAACAGCTGCGTGAAGAGCTGCTGGCGATTGGCCCGCTGTTTACCCAGAAGCCTTACTTCCTGAATGACGAATTCAGCCTGGTTGACTGCTACCTCGCGCCGCTGCTGTGGCGTCTGCCGGTACTGGGCATCGAGCTGAGCGGCACAGGCGCGAAAGAGCTGAAAGGGTACATGACGCGCGTCTTCGAACGTGATTCTTTCCTTGCCTCTCTGACAGAAGCCGAGCGCGAAATGCGCCTTGGTCGGGGTTAA
- the zapG gene encoding Z-ring associated protein ZapG: MTWEYALIGLVVGIIIGAVGMRFGNRKLRQQQALQYELEKNKADLEEYREELVSHFARSAELLDNMADDYRQLYQHMAKSSSSLLPEMSAEENPFRNRLSESEANNDQAPVQIPRDYSEGASGLLRGRANRK, encoded by the coding sequence ATGACCTGGGAATACGCGCTAATTGGGTTAGTTGTCGGCATTATTATTGGTGCCGTGGGCATGCGTTTCGGAAACCGGAAATTGCGTCAACAGCAGGCCTTGCAGTATGAACTGGAAAAAAACAAAGCAGATCTGGAAGAGTACCGCGAAGAGCTGGTGAGCCACTTTGCCCGCAGCGCTGAACTTCTGGACAACATGGCGGACGACTATCGTCAGCTCTATCAGCATATGGCGAAGAGCTCCTCCAGCCTGCTGCCGGAAATGTCTGCGGAAGAGAATCCCTTCCGCAACCGTCTGTCAGAGTCTGAAGCGAACAACGATCAGGCCCCGGTACAGATCCCGCGTGACTACTCTGAAGGCGCATCGGGTCTGCTGCGCGGTCGCGCCAATCGCAAATAA
- the zapE gene encoding cell division protein ZapE: protein MQSLSPTSRYLTALKEGSHQPDDVQKEAVTRLDTIYQQLIAEQEPAAQQSGGLMAKFSKLLGKRDSASREPVRGLYMWGGVGRGKTWLMDLFYHSLPGERKQRLHFHRFMLRVHEELTSLQGQSDPLEIVADRFKAQTDVLCFDEFFVSDITDAMLLGGLMKALFARGITLVATSNIPPDELYRNGLQRARFLPAIEAIKQFCDVMNVDAGIDYRLRTLTQAHLWLSPLGEETAQQMDKLWLALAGAPRSHAPELEINHRPLATLGVENQTLAVSFATLCVNARSQHDYIALSRLFHTVMLFEVPVMTRLMENEARRFIALVDEFYERHVKLVVSAAAPLHEIYQGERVKFEFQRCLSRLQEMQSEEYLKREHMP, encoded by the coding sequence ATGCAAAGCCTTTCCCCGACATCGCGATATCTTACTGCCCTGAAAGAGGGTAGCCATCAGCCGGACGATGTGCAAAAAGAAGCTGTTACCCGGCTGGATACGATTTATCAACAGTTGATTGCCGAACAGGAGCCCGCCGCACAGCAGAGCGGAGGCCTGATGGCGAAATTCAGCAAACTGCTGGGCAAACGCGACAGCGCATCGCGCGAACCGGTGCGCGGCCTCTATATGTGGGGCGGCGTCGGGCGAGGCAAAACCTGGCTGATGGATCTCTTCTATCACAGCCTGCCGGGCGAGCGTAAGCAGCGTCTGCACTTTCACCGCTTTATGCTGCGTGTGCATGAAGAGTTAACTTCGCTGCAAGGGCAGAGCGATCCGCTGGAGATTGTCGCCGACCGTTTTAAGGCGCAAACCGACGTCCTCTGTTTTGACGAATTTTTCGTTTCCGATATCACCGATGCGATGCTGCTTGGCGGATTAATGAAGGCGCTGTTCGCGCGCGGCATTACGCTGGTGGCGACATCGAACATTCCCCCGGACGAGCTCTATCGCAACGGTCTGCAACGCGCCCGTTTTCTGCCCGCCATTGAGGCGATCAAGCAGTTTTGCGATGTAATGAATGTCGACGCCGGCATCGATTACCGCTTACGCACGCTGACCCAGGCGCATCTGTGGCTGTCGCCGCTTGGTGAAGAGACCGCGCAGCAGATGGATAAGCTGTGGCTGGCGCTGGCGGGCGCACCGCGCAGCCATGCGCCGGAGCTGGAGATTAACCATCGACCGCTGGCGACGCTTGGCGTGGAGAATCAAACCTTAGCCGTCTCTTTCGCTACATTATGTGTTAATGCGCGCAGCCAGCATGATTACATCGCCCTGTCGCGCCTTTTCCACACCGTGATGCTGTTTGAGGTGCCGGTGATGACCCGGCTGATGGAGAACGAGGCGCGCCGCTTTATTGCGCTGGTGGATGAATTTTATGAGCGCCACGTGAAGCTGGTGGTGAGCGCCGCCGCGCCGCTGCATGAGATTTATCAGGGCGAGCGGGTTAAGTTTGAGTTTCAGCGCTGTTTATCGCGCCTGCAGGAGATGCAGAGCGAGGAGTACCTGAAACGCGAGCATATGCCGTAA
- the rpsI gene encoding 30S ribosomal protein S9: MAENQYYGTGRRKSSAARVFIKPGNGKIVINQRSLEQYFGRETARMVVRQPLELVDMVEKLDLYITVKGGGISGQAGAIRHGITRALMEYDESLRAELRKAGFVTRDARQVERKKVGLRKARRRPQFSKR; this comes from the coding sequence ATGGCTGAAAATCAATACTACGGCACTGGTCGCCGCAAAAGCTCCGCCGCTCGCGTGTTTATCAAACCGGGCAACGGTAAAATCGTAATCAACCAGCGTTCGCTGGAACAGTACTTTGGTCGTGAAACTGCCCGCATGGTAGTTCGTCAGCCGCTGGAACTGGTCGACATGGTTGAGAAATTGGACCTGTACATCACCGTTAAAGGTGGTGGTATCTCCGGTCAGGCTGGTGCGATCCGTCACGGTATCACCCGCGCTCTGATGGAGTACGACGAGTCCCTGCGCGCTGAACTGCGTAAAGCTGGCTTCGTTACTCGTGACGCTCGTCAGGTTGAACGTAAGAAAGTCGGTCTGCGTAAAGCACGTCGTCGTCCGCAGTTCTCCAAACGTTAA
- the degS gene encoding outer membrane-stress sensor serine endopeptidase DegS: MYVKLLRSIAIGVVVGGLIIAAMPSLRQNNPLATHQLDSADETPASYNPAVRRAAPAVVNVYNRSLNSSTHDRLEIRTLGSGVIMDQRGYIITNKHVINDADQIIVALQDGRVFEALLVGSDSLTDLAVLKVNANSGLPVIPINAKRTPHIGDVVLAIGNPYNLGQTITQGIISATGRIGLNPSGRQNFLQTDASINHGNSGGALVNSLGELMGINTLSFDKSNDGETPEGIGFAIPFQLATKIMDKLIRDGRVIRGYIGIGGREIAPLHAQGTGIDPIQGIVVNEVSPDGPAARAGIQVNDVITSVNGKPAVSALETMDQVAEIRPGSEIPVEVMRDDKKLTLHVTIQEYPATN, translated from the coding sequence ATGTATGTGAAGCTTTTACGTTCGATTGCAATCGGTGTTGTCGTCGGTGGCCTGATCATCGCCGCCATGCCGTCGCTACGTCAGAATAACCCGCTCGCGACGCATCAGTTAGACAGCGCCGATGAGACGCCTGCGTCCTATAACCCGGCCGTGCGCCGCGCCGCGCCCGCAGTGGTCAACGTCTATAACCGTAGCCTGAACAGCTCCACGCACGATCGCCTCGAAATCCGCACCCTCGGCTCCGGCGTCATCATGGATCAGCGCGGCTATATCATCACCAACAAGCATGTGATTAACGATGCGGATCAGATTATCGTCGCCCTGCAGGATGGACGCGTCTTTGAAGCCTTACTGGTTGGCTCAGATAGCCTGACAGACCTGGCGGTGCTGAAGGTGAACGCTAATTCCGGCCTGCCGGTGATCCCGATCAATGCCAAGCGCACGCCGCATATTGGCGATGTGGTGCTGGCGATCGGCAACCCCTATAACCTCGGGCAGACCATCACCCAGGGGATTATCAGCGCCACCGGGCGTATCGGCCTCAACCCCAGCGGGCGGCAAAACTTCCTGCAAACCGATGCCTCCATCAACCACGGCAACTCCGGCGGCGCGCTGGTCAACTCGCTGGGCGAGTTAATGGGCATCAATACCCTGTCGTTTGATAAGAGTAACGACGGCGAGACGCCGGAGGGGATTGGTTTCGCCATTCCGTTCCAGCTGGCGACAAAAATTATGGATAAGCTGATTCGCGACGGGCGGGTGATCCGCGGTTATATCGGGATCGGTGGACGCGAGATTGCCCCGCTGCACGCTCAGGGCACCGGCATCGATCCGATTCAGGGGATTGTGGTTAATGAAGTGTCGCCAGACGGCCCGGCGGCGCGGGCAGGTATTCAGGTCAACGACGTGATCACCTCGGTGAACGGCAAGCCGGCGGTATCCGCGCTTGAAACCATGGACCAGGTAGCAGAGATCCGCCCCGGTTCAGAGATCCCGGTTGAAGTGATGCGTGACGACAAAAAGCTGACGCTGCACGTCACGATTCAGGAGTACCCGGCCACCAACTGA
- the yhcN gene encoding peroxide/acid stress response protein YhcN, with protein sequence MKRNLIIASLGLASLISFGASAATLVNSDQASNLQSVGTVSVSQIAGVPMDIRQELSAKADQAGASSYRIIEARTGSHTHVTAELYK encoded by the coding sequence ATGAAACGCAATCTGATTATCGCATCCCTTGGCCTTGCTTCCCTGATCTCATTCGGCGCAAGTGCCGCAACGCTGGTTAACAGCGATCAGGCCAGCAACCTGCAATCCGTAGGCACCGTCTCTGTTTCACAGATTGCCGGTGTACCGATGGATATCCGCCAGGAACTCTCTGCGAAAGCCGACCAGGCTGGCGCAAGCAGCTACCGCATTATTGAAGCCCGCACCGGTTCTCATACCCACGTGACGGCTGAACTGTACAAATAA
- the argR gene encoding transcriptional regulator ArgR produces the protein MRSSAKQEELVKAFKALLKEEKFSSQGEIVQALQEEGFDNINQSKVSRMLTKFGAVRTRNAKMEMVYCLPIEMGVPTTSSPLKNLVLDIDYNDAVVVIHTSPGAAQLIARLLDSLGKAEGILGTIAGDDTIFTTPARGFTVKDLYEAILVLFEQEL, from the coding sequence ATGCGAAGCTCGGCTAAACAAGAAGAATTAGTGAAGGCGTTTAAGGCGCTTTTAAAAGAAGAGAAATTCAGTTCCCAGGGTGAAATTGTCCAGGCCTTACAAGAAGAGGGCTTCGACAATATCAACCAGTCCAAAGTCTCACGCATGTTGACCAAGTTCGGCGCGGTGCGCACGCGCAATGCGAAGATGGAAATGGTCTACTGCCTGCCGATCGAGATGGGCGTGCCGACCACCTCCAGCCCGCTGAAGAACCTGGTACTGGACATCGACTACAACGACGCGGTAGTGGTCATCCACACCAGTCCGGGTGCCGCACAGCTGATCGCGCGTCTGCTCGACTCGCTGGGTAAAGCGGAGGGGATCCTCGGCACCATCGCTGGTGACGACACCATCTTCACCACGCCAGCCCGCGGCTTTACCGTTAAAGATCTCTACGAAGCGATCCTCGTCCTCTTCGAACAAGAGCTTTAA
- the mdh gene encoding malate dehydrogenase translates to MKVAVLGAAGGIGQALALLLKTQLPSGSELSLYDIAPVTPGVAVDLSHIPTDVNIKGFSGEDATPALEGADVVLISAGVARKPGMDRSDLFNVNAGIVKNLVAQVAKTAPKACIGIITNPVNTTVAIAAEVLKKAGVYDKNKLFGVTTLDIIRSNTFVAELKGKKPAEIEVPVIGGHSGVTILPLLSQIPGVTFSEQEVADLTKRIQNAGTEVVEAKAGGGSATLSMGQAAARFGLSLVRALQGESGIVECAYVEGDGEHARFFSQPLLLGKNGVEERKAIGQLSAFEQQSLEGMLDTLKKDIELGVDFVNR, encoded by the coding sequence ATGAAAGTCGCAGTCCTCGGCGCGGCCGGCGGTATCGGCCAGGCGCTTGCCCTACTACTGAAAACACAACTGCCTTCAGGTTCAGAACTCTCCCTCTACGACATCGCACCTGTCACTCCCGGTGTCGCTGTAGACCTCAGCCATATCCCGACCGATGTAAACATCAAAGGCTTCTCCGGTGAAGATGCGACGCCAGCGCTGGAAGGTGCCGACGTGGTGCTGATCTCCGCAGGGGTTGCGCGTAAGCCGGGTATGGATCGCTCTGACCTGTTTAACGTGAACGCCGGTATCGTGAAAAACCTGGTGGCGCAGGTGGCAAAAACCGCGCCGAAAGCCTGTATCGGTATCATTACTAACCCGGTCAACACCACTGTCGCGATTGCGGCTGAAGTGCTGAAAAAAGCGGGTGTCTATGACAAGAACAAACTGTTTGGCGTGACCACGCTGGACATCATTCGCTCCAATACTTTTGTTGCTGAGCTGAAAGGTAAGAAACCAGCAGAGATTGAAGTGCCGGTAATTGGCGGGCACTCTGGCGTGACGATCCTGCCGCTGCTGTCGCAGATCCCGGGCGTGACCTTCAGCGAGCAGGAAGTTGCCGACCTGACCAAACGTATTCAGAACGCGGGCACCGAAGTGGTGGAAGCGAAGGCGGGTGGCGGTTCAGCAACCCTCTCCATGGGCCAGGCGGCTGCACGCTTTGGTCTCTCGCTGGTTCGCGCCCTGCAGGGCGAGAGCGGCATCGTTGAGTGCGCCTATGTTGAAGGCGATGGCGAACATGCGCGTTTCTTCTCGCAGCCGCTGCTGCTGGGTAAAAACGGCGTAGAAGAGCGCAAGGCGATTGGCCAGCTCAGCGCGTTTGAACAGCAGTCGCTGGAAGGCATGCTGGATACGCTGAAAAAAGATATCGAACTTGGTGTCGACTTCGTCAACCGCTAA